Proteins encoded within one genomic window of bacterium:
- a CDS encoding CvpA family protein, whose product MGVLDIVVCVVLGGCTLYGLVRGFAHIALGIAGFGLGLAAALRLAENGPAWFGGRISNPSTARLLAFLLVFVASLLVTALVIWIAGKLIRAAGIGWMDRLLGAAVGFGGGLLVVLGAMLALTAFLPAGTSFLRGSTLVPRLLGGVDLASGILPPSLAEAYHARRQALVGAPEQKDAAAETKEGAPGETKDGTAETKPDAAPGAKPDAGRDGTTQPAAPAATPATAKSAPDATDATDAKAATASTPKPEVAPAAKPAPKHRKAHKAA is encoded by the coding sequence ATGGGAGTCCTCGACATCGTCGTCTGCGTCGTCCTCGGCGGCTGCACGCTCTACGGGCTGGTCCGCGGCTTCGCGCACATCGCGCTCGGGATCGCCGGGTTCGGGCTCGGCCTCGCGGCGGCGCTGCGCCTCGCCGAGAACGGGCCGGCCTGGTTCGGCGGGCGGATCTCCAATCCGTCCACGGCGCGGCTGCTCGCCTTCCTGCTCGTCTTCGTCGCGTCGCTGCTCGTCACCGCGCTGGTGATCTGGATCGCCGGGAAGCTGATCCGCGCGGCGGGAATCGGCTGGATGGACCGGCTGCTCGGCGCCGCGGTCGGCTTCGGCGGCGGCCTGCTCGTCGTGCTCGGCGCGATGCTGGCGTTGACCGCGTTCCTGCCCGCCGGCACGTCGTTCCTGCGCGGCTCGACGCTCGTGCCGCGGCTGCTCGGCGGCGTCGATCTCGCCTCCGGCATCCTGCCGCCGAGCCTCGCCGAGGCCTACCACGCGCGGCGGCAGGCGCTCGTCGGCGCGCCGGAGCAGAAGGACGCGGCGGCCGAGACGAAGGAAGGCGCGCCGGGCGAGACGAAGGACGGAACCGCCGAGACGAAGCCCGACGCCGCGCCCGGCGCGAAGCCCGACGCGGGACGCGACGGAACGACGCAGCCCGCGGCGCCCGCCGCGACGCCGGCGACCGCGAAGAGCGCGCCGGACGCGACGGACGCGACGGACGCAAAGGCTGCGACGGCCTCGACGCCGAAGCCGGAGGTCGCTCCCGCGGCCAAGCCGGCGCCGAAGCACCGCAAAGCGCACAAGGCCGCGTGA
- a CDS encoding isochorismatase family protein: MSDVILCECGAQYDLADFDGALYVPAAETIRPRLAALAAAARERGVPRVALVVGHKAGDPDLAEGKPDYKTTFPAHCMAGEDGARQIPESAFERSVEIPREPHADRPVRESLRAYRNEILFEVAGFDPWTHPSMPTLLEVLEPKKVVVYGLPADKLVAKVVDGLLERNVAVAVVADASKPFDGKAWEALKAGWAEKGVEVLAHDQVF, translated from the coding sequence ATGAGCGACGTCATCCTTTGCGAGTGCGGTGCGCAGTACGACTTGGCCGACTTCGACGGGGCGCTTTACGTCCCCGCGGCGGAGACGATCCGGCCGCGGCTGGCGGCGTTGGCCGCGGCGGCGCGCGAGCGCGGCGTGCCGCGCGTGGCGCTGGTCGTGGGGCACAAGGCCGGCGACCCGGATCTGGCCGAGGGCAAGCCCGACTACAAGACGACCTTCCCGGCCCACTGCATGGCCGGCGAGGACGGCGCGCGGCAGATCCCCGAGTCGGCCTTCGAGCGGTCGGTCGAGATTCCGCGCGAGCCGCACGCCGACCGGCCGGTGCGGGAGTCGCTGCGGGCGTACCGGAACGAGATCCTGTTCGAGGTGGCGGGGTTCGATCCGTGGACGCATCCGTCGATGCCGACGCTGCTCGAGGTGCTCGAGCCGAAGAAGGTCGTGGTCTACGGCCTGCCGGCCGACAAGCTCGTGGCGAAGGTCGTGGACGGCCTGCTCGAGCGGAACGTCGCGGTGGCGGTGGTGGCCGACGCCTCGAAGCCGTTCGACGGGAAGGCCTGGGAAGCGCTGAAGGCCGGCTGGGCGGAGAAGGGCGTCGAGGTTCTCGCGCACGATCAGGTGTTTTGA
- a CDS encoding hemolysin family protein — translation MGDHTSAGLSGVPALVLAVALVALNGFFVAAEFALVRTRPERLRPLAARGDRRAARALALVDRLNEALSICQVGVTFCSLALGYVAEPAFARIFAAGLRALGASAAALAALQTFAAPIAVAASFLLMTFLLVVAGELLPKQLAIGAAERTALALAAPLALCGVVFRPFVALLNGAARLALRAVRSKQPAGNHRRSLEDLRQILFLSAQDGELNPLETKLLHNFFRFVRGQARDAMVPRARVRTFDRRDDPRRALARAREFGFSRFPLVDGDLDRLLGVVHVKDLIRTGEAMPRLVDVARPALVVPDALPLERLLRRFQAERTHLAVVADEFGAAVGIVTLEDVLEELVGELRDEFDAAEQDQIRPRAEGGFALDPALPLDRAAELVPGAPPAPEGVRTVAGLLQSRLGRIPAAGDRVPFGERHELVVAAVSGTRVLRVDLVPRDADE, via the coding sequence ATGGGCGACCACACATCAGCGGGTCTTTCGGGCGTTCCGGCCCTGGTCCTCGCGGTCGCGCTGGTCGCGCTGAACGGCTTTTTCGTCGCGGCGGAGTTCGCGCTGGTGCGGACGAGGCCGGAACGGCTGCGGCCGCTCGCCGCGCGCGGCGACCGGCGGGCGGCGCGTGCGCTGGCCCTCGTCGATCGGCTCAACGAGGCGCTCTCGATCTGCCAGGTCGGCGTGACGTTCTGCAGCCTCGCCCTCGGCTACGTCGCCGAGCCGGCGTTCGCCAGGATCTTCGCCGCCGGGCTGCGCGCCCTCGGCGCCTCGGCCGCCGCGCTCGCGGCCCTGCAGACCTTCGCCGCGCCGATCGCCGTGGCCGCGTCGTTCCTGCTGATGACCTTCCTGCTCGTCGTCGCCGGCGAACTGCTGCCGAAGCAGCTCGCGATCGGCGCCGCCGAACGGACCGCCCTCGCCCTCGCCGCGCCGCTCGCGCTCTGCGGCGTCGTCTTCCGGCCGTTCGTGGCGCTGCTCAACGGCGCCGCGCGCCTCGCGCTGCGCGCCGTGCGCTCGAAGCAGCCGGCGGGAAACCACCGCCGCAGCCTCGAGGACCTGCGCCAGATCCTGTTTCTCTCCGCGCAGGACGGCGAGCTGAACCCGCTCGAAACGAAGCTGCTCCACAACTTCTTCCGCTTTGTCCGCGGTCAGGCGCGCGACGCGATGGTGCCGAGGGCGCGCGTGCGGACGTTCGACCGCCGCGACGATCCGCGCCGCGCGTTGGCCCGCGCGCGCGAGTTCGGGTTCAGCCGCTTCCCGCTCGTGGACGGCGACCTCGACCGTCTGCTCGGCGTCGTGCACGTGAAGGACCTCATCCGGACCGGCGAGGCGATGCCCCGCCTCGTGGACGTGGCCCGGCCGGCCCTCGTCGTTCCCGACGCGTTGCCGCTGGAGCGGCTGCTGCGTCGTTTTCAGGCCGAGCGGACCCATCTCGCCGTCGTCGCCGACGAGTTCGGCGCGGCCGTCGGCATCGTCACCTTGGAGGACGTGCTCGAGGAGCTGGTCGGCGAGCTGCGGGACGAGTTCGACGCGGCCGAGCAAGACCAAATCCGTCCCCGGGCGGAGGGCGGCTTCGCGCTCGATCCGGCGCTGCCGCTCGACCGCGCGGCCGAGCTCGTGCCCGGCGCGCCGCCGGCGCCGGAAGGGGTCCGGACGGTGGCGGGATTGTTGCAGTCTCGACTGGGCCGGATTCCCGCCGCCGGAGACCGCGTACCTTTCGGCGAACGCCACGAGCTCGTCGTGGCGGCCGTCAGCGGCACGCGGGTGCTGCGGGTGGACTTGGTTCCGCGCGACGCGGACGAATGA